The Benincasa hispida cultivar B227 chromosome 11, ASM972705v1, whole genome shotgun sequence genome has a segment encoding these proteins:
- the LOC120091767 gene encoding heavy metal-associated isoprenylated plant protein 5-like, with the protein MVEQKVEESPAKNEAEKKPATPAPAPAAVPVATDGGAKKEDGGAITAIYKIDMHCEGCAKKIKRAVRHVKDVESVKADCGANQLTVIGKMDVVAVKQKLELKTKKKVELISPQPKKDAAAAPAAAEKKADEKKPEEKKAPEEKPKESTVVLKIRLHCDGCIQKIRRIISKINGVQSVDLDGAKDLVTVKGTMDVKQLEPYLKDKLKRSVEIIPPKKEEPAGEKKKEESPAPAAAAPGVGEKKKEEAGGGGEKKEKEGGGGEKKEKEGGGGGGGGEKKDGESKPAPLPAAEGGGAKPADVVNKLEYYGGYPYEPLYYEAPMQYHSYSMEANPSYYNPNYGYNNLGYTDHRYGVVPMDHHYPHHMQHDQPQMFSDENPNACSVM; encoded by the exons ATGGTAGAG CAAAAGGTGGAAGAATCACCCGCTAAAAATGAAGCCGAGAAGAAGCCGGCGACTCCTGCGCCGGCTCCGGCAGCGGTTCCGGTAGCCACGGACGGTGGAGCTAAGAAAGAAGACGGCGGAGCAATCACCGCCATATACAAAATCGACATGCATTGCGAAGGGTGTGCAAAGAAGATTAAACGAGCTGTCCGACATGTCAAAG ACGTGGAGAGTGTGAAGGCGGATTGTGGGGCTAATCAGTTAACTGTGATTGGTAAAATGGACGTTGTTGCTGTAAAACAGAAATTGGAGCTTAAAACCAAAAAGAAAGTGGAGCTTATTTCCCCTCAGCCCAAAAAGGATGCCGCCGCCGCTCCCGCCGCCGCTGAGAAGAAGGCTGATGAGAAGAAGCCTGAAGAGAAAAAAGCTCCTGAAGAAAAACCCAAAGag AGCACTGTCGTCTTGAAGATCCGACTACATTGTGATGGTTGCATTCAAAAAATCCGCAGAATAATCTCGAAAATCAACG GAGTTCAATCGGTGGATTTGGACGGAGCAAAAGATTTGGTCACCGTTAAAGGAACAATGGATGTGAAGCAACTCGAGCCGTATCTCAAAGACAAACTCAAAAGAAGCGTCGAAATTATCCCACCCAAAAAGGAAGAACCTGccggagaaaagaaaaaggaagaatccCCTGCTCCGGCCGCAGCCGCCCCTGGTGTCGgtgaaaagaagaaggaagaagccGGTGGTGGTGgtgagaagaaggaaaaggaaggcGGTGGGGGcgaaaagaaagagaaggaaggcGGTGGCGGTGGGGGTGGGGGTGAAAAAAAGGATGGTGAATCGAAACCGGCACCACTGCCCGCAGCCGAGGGCGGCGGAGCAAAGCCGGCGGATGTAGTGAACAAGTTGGAATATTACGGTGGCTATCCGTACGAACCACTATACTACGAGGCACCGATGCAATACCATAGCTACTCAATGGAAGCTAACCCGAGTTACTATAACCCCAACTATGGTTACAATAACCTTGGTTACACAGACCATAGATACGGCGTCGTTCCAATGGACCACCATTACCCTCACCACATGCAACATGATCAGCCGCAGATGTTCAGCGACGAGAATCCCAACGCCTGTTCCGTCATGTAA